A genomic window from Luteolibacter sp. LG18 includes:
- a CDS encoding DUF6607 family protein — MMKASLPAFCAALSLLVPAALAKEPKKPVPKPVPVEPAAPAQAFGWPFIDWKDMTPRGGTTQGAEVTLLKGATGAWTRLQEPGLAKFEKDRRAILALAGNYRVSFDFTESYGLKPDFKPMRPYFSWGTENVTVIEDRPEFLSLQHTLVMYFKDGKGKSGPPMVMKHWREDWTWQPKELHVYDKDSSWKRVPAPAPEGRWSQAVYQVDDSPRYEAIGAWTHDGGLSAWRTDVCARPLPRREFSVRSDYNVLEGSEEVNLTPSGWVHLQSNRKVLVAKDGTRTCIGGEIGVNRYEAITAPDLAGPFNRYWEKTGGYWKDVRETWAEVMKERETFTLKDEEGGQKLFDVHFARAKEIEKAGKPDPEGDLKHARETINRFLVK, encoded by the coding sequence ATGATGAAAGCGTCCCTTCCTGCCTTCTGCGCCGCGCTGTCGCTGCTGGTTCCCGCCGCGCTGGCGAAGGAACCGAAGAAACCCGTGCCAAAGCCCGTGCCGGTGGAACCCGCGGCTCCCGCGCAGGCCTTCGGCTGGCCGTTCATCGATTGGAAGGACATGACGCCCCGCGGCGGCACCACGCAGGGCGCGGAGGTGACCTTGCTGAAGGGGGCCACCGGGGCGTGGACGCGTCTCCAGGAGCCGGGGCTGGCGAAGTTTGAAAAGGACCGCCGCGCCATCCTCGCGCTGGCCGGGAACTACCGCGTGAGCTTCGATTTCACCGAGTCCTACGGCCTGAAGCCGGACTTCAAGCCGATGCGGCCGTATTTCAGCTGGGGCACCGAGAATGTCACGGTTATCGAGGACCGGCCGGAGTTCCTCAGTCTCCAGCACACGCTGGTGATGTACTTCAAGGACGGGAAGGGGAAGTCCGGCCCGCCGATGGTGATGAAGCACTGGCGCGAGGACTGGACGTGGCAGCCGAAGGAACTGCATGTCTACGACAAGGATAGTAGCTGGAAGCGCGTGCCCGCGCCCGCGCCGGAGGGCCGCTGGTCCCAGGCGGTCTATCAGGTGGATGATTCGCCGCGCTACGAGGCGATCGGCGCGTGGACCCACGATGGTGGCCTGTCCGCGTGGCGCACCGACGTCTGCGCGCGCCCGCTGCCGCGCCGGGAGTTTTCCGTGCGGAGCGATTACAACGTGCTGGAAGGTTCCGAGGAGGTGAACCTCACGCCAAGCGGCTGGGTCCATCTCCAGAGCAACCGCAAGGTGCTCGTCGCGAAGGACGGCACCCGCACCTGCATCGGTGGGGAGATCGGTGTGAACCGCTACGAGGCGATCACCGCGCCGGACCTTGCCGGGCCGTTCAACCGGTATTGGGAAAAGACCGGCGGTTACTGGAAGGATGTCCGCGAGACCTGGGCGGAAGTGATGAAGGAGCGGGAAACTTTCACGCTAAAGGACGAGGAGGGCGGCCAGAAGCTTTTCGACGTCCACTTCGCCCGCGCCAAGGAAATCGAGAAAGCGGGGAAACCCGATCCGGAAGGGGACCTCAAGCACGCGCGCGAGACCATTAACCGCTTTCTGGTGAAGTGA
- a CDS encoding DUF1593 domain-containing protein, protein MSTHWLRLPSMALRRALGTFILSAVCGSVAAADAPTGRPRVIVTTDLSNEPDDEESLVRFLVYANEFDVEALIASTSIHLKEGTREDLLHRDIDAYGAVVSNLSKHAPGYPAAESLHSVCRTGQTGYGMAFVGDGKGTPGSKRIIEVVDRADDRPVWVCVWGGANTLAQALWEVKATRPQEEVDRFIGKLRVYTISDQDDAGYWIRPTFPSLFYICSPGGVGGNYWESTWSGISGDRLNKIGVMHRFEMVDNPWLKEHIHSKGPLGALYPPLAYLMEGDTPSFLGLINNGLGWHVRPDYGGWGGRYQEGTPYGEKRRLWTSGRDARDTVTSDDNGRTETSIHATVWRWREHFQNDFSARMDWSITDDFKKANHNPIAVLNGDKTKNVIELSAKAGETVTLSAEGTSDPDGDAVGMRWWVYEEAGEWSLRTRSFSGDVKLTQDKGPVTSFVVPPLPTKGKPPVAQPASVHVILEVRDAGAPNLWSYRRAIIKATP, encoded by the coding sequence ATGAGCACTCACTGGCTTCGGCTCCCTTCCATGGCGCTGCGTCGCGCGCTGGGAACATTCATCCTCAGTGCGGTCTGCGGTTCGGTCGCCGCGGCGGACGCGCCGACCGGACGTCCCCGCGTCATCGTCACCACGGATCTGTCCAACGAGCCCGACGACGAGGAGTCGCTCGTGCGCTTTCTCGTTTATGCCAATGAGTTCGACGTGGAGGCGTTGATTGCCTCGACCTCCATCCATCTGAAGGAAGGGACGCGCGAGGACCTGCTGCATCGGGACATCGATGCCTATGGAGCGGTGGTCTCGAATCTGTCCAAGCACGCCCCCGGTTATCCCGCCGCCGAATCCCTGCACTCGGTCTGTCGCACCGGGCAGACGGGCTACGGAATGGCGTTTGTCGGGGATGGCAAGGGCACTCCGGGATCGAAGCGGATCATCGAAGTGGTAGATCGTGCCGATGACCGGCCGGTTTGGGTTTGCGTCTGGGGCGGGGCCAACACGCTGGCGCAGGCCTTGTGGGAAGTCAAAGCCACCCGTCCGCAGGAGGAGGTGGATCGTTTTATCGGCAAGCTCCGCGTGTACACGATCTCGGACCAGGATGACGCCGGGTATTGGATACGTCCGACGTTCCCTTCGCTCTTCTACATTTGTAGCCCGGGTGGCGTGGGCGGCAACTACTGGGAAAGCACGTGGAGCGGCATCAGCGGGGACCGTCTCAACAAGATCGGCGTGATGCACCGGTTCGAGATGGTGGACAATCCCTGGCTCAAGGAGCACATCCACTCGAAGGGGCCGCTCGGGGCCCTCTACCCGCCGCTGGCCTATCTGATGGAGGGGGACACGCCGTCCTTCCTCGGACTCATCAACAACGGCCTCGGCTGGCACGTGCGGCCGGACTACGGCGGCTGGGGCGGGCGATACCAGGAGGGCACTCCTTATGGCGAGAAACGCCGGCTCTGGACCAGCGGACGCGATGCCCGTGACACGGTCACCAGCGACGACAACGGCCGTACCGAGACGAGCATCCACGCGACCGTCTGGCGCTGGCGGGAGCATTTCCAGAACGACTTCTCCGCGCGGATGGATTGGTCCATCACCGATGACTTCAAGAAGGCCAACCACAACCCGATCGCGGTGCTCAATGGCGACAAGACCAAGAACGTCATCGAACTCTCCGCCAAGGCCGGTGAAACGGTGACGCTCTCGGCCGAAGGCACGAGCGATCCCGATGGCGATGCGGTCGGGATGCGGTGGTGGGTGTACGAGGAGGCGGGAGAGTGGAGTTTGCGAACCCGCAGCTTTTCCGGCGATGTGAAACTCACCCAGGACAAAGGTCCGGTGACGAGCTTCGTCGTGCCGCCCCTGCCCACCAAGGGGAAGCCGCCCGTGGCGCAGCCCGCGTCGGTCCACGTCATCCTGGAGGTTCGAGATGCGGGGGCTCCGAACCTGTGGTCGTATCGCCGTGCCATCATCAAGGCCACGCCTTGA
- a CDS encoding helix-turn-helix domain-containing protein — protein sequence MSRNPKAAESFDSSRPDFSPYGFSCGLWAPTPMPRPDRHNEIEVNLLRTGSLTYLLGGRRITIRAGRLALFWAAVPHQILHWETTDPYHVATLPLAWFLACGFPESFASAVLGGELVTETHAHPMDEARFEQWSADIQSGDPLSEQAARMEIQARLLRTAMTSPQGKRSRSVPPNLSRADQIACYIARHYQEPITAAQIGEAVGMHPNYAMNLFRRTFGTTMIDFLVQHRLSHAQRLLVSTDDPIIEIASASGFQSLSRFNEAFKASCGCPPREYRKRNRLRETTSVVGKAS from the coding sequence TTGTCACGGAATCCTAAGGCCGCCGAGTCCTTCGATTCCTCCCGGCCGGACTTCTCTCCCTACGGCTTCAGTTGCGGCCTGTGGGCTCCGACCCCGATGCCGCGCCCGGATCGCCACAATGAGATCGAGGTGAACCTGCTGCGCACCGGCTCGCTCACCTACCTGCTGGGCGGCCGGCGCATCACCATCCGGGCTGGTCGCCTGGCGCTCTTCTGGGCAGCGGTCCCCCATCAGATCCTGCATTGGGAAACGACCGATCCCTACCACGTGGCCACCCTTCCGCTCGCGTGGTTCCTGGCCTGCGGATTCCCCGAATCCTTCGCCAGCGCGGTCCTGGGCGGGGAACTCGTCACCGAAACCCACGCCCATCCCATGGACGAAGCGCGGTTCGAACAATGGAGCGCGGACATCCAATCCGGCGACCCGCTGAGCGAACAAGCCGCCCGCATGGAGATCCAGGCGAGACTGCTCCGGACCGCGATGACATCCCCCCAAGGGAAACGCTCGAGGTCGGTGCCGCCCAACCTCAGCAGGGCCGACCAAATCGCCTGCTACATCGCCCGGCACTATCAGGAGCCCATCACCGCCGCCCAAATCGGAGAGGCTGTGGGCATGCACCCGAACTACGCGATGAACCTCTTCCGCAGGACATTCGGAACCACGATGATCGATTTCCTGGTCCAACACCGGCTCTCCCACGCCCAACGGCTTTTGGTTTCCACGGACGATCCGATCATCGAGATCGCCAGCGCGTCCGGCTTCCAGAGCCTCAGCCGGTTCAACGAGGCCTTCAAAGCCTCCTGCGGCTGCCCTCCCCGGGAATACCGCAAGCGGAATCGGCTCCGTGAGACCACCTCTGTCGTAGGGAAAGCATCGTAG
- a CDS encoding tyrosine-type recombinase/integrase — protein sequence MARKPEFKVVKTPRGWKVEIPASLSRTGGRERVYFPNREEARDHASKLRNEKEANGRNAIAIKPSLAEDALKAEALLKPFDATLLDAVRYFVHAKEAEAKSSEIEQALSQFSLAKGNRSDRHVRAYDTMDRALRADFTARSLATISAEELLAHVQRHTAGPHAFNHRARLISAFWRWCSRPPRGWCEAKTIEVLEKLETAQSEIGILTARQCMALLTAAEQYYPDCVPAFAISLFTGMRKAELERLDVPDITADGITVPASSSKTGRRRFIQMPAPLAAWLAEYPIAETTLPANWSRKERAVRRLAGWRVWCDLIKPPEAPEELPEWPDNALRHTHASVMVALGKPLDNLTFEFGHSGGAAVLKSHYVGAMSKAEAVKIWAIGPMGTKIPTIQELA from the coding sequence ATGGCACGAAAACCTGAGTTTAAGGTCGTCAAAACACCTCGGGGCTGGAAGGTCGAAATCCCTGCTAGCCTTTCCCGCACCGGAGGGAGGGAACGAGTCTATTTCCCCAACCGCGAAGAGGCCCGAGATCATGCCTCCAAGCTCCGGAATGAGAAGGAAGCCAACGGGCGGAACGCCATCGCGATCAAGCCGTCGTTGGCAGAAGATGCCCTGAAGGCTGAGGCGCTGCTCAAACCATTCGACGCGACGCTGTTGGACGCAGTCCGCTACTTTGTCCATGCCAAAGAGGCTGAGGCCAAGAGTTCCGAAATTGAACAGGCGCTTAGCCAATTCAGCTTGGCGAAGGGAAATCGCAGCGATCGGCATGTCCGCGCCTATGATACCATGGATCGAGCTCTACGCGCCGATTTCACCGCTCGTAGTCTCGCCACCATCTCCGCCGAGGAGCTGTTAGCGCACGTCCAACGGCACACTGCCGGTCCCCACGCATTCAACCATCGCGCCCGCCTCATCAGCGCATTTTGGCGATGGTGTTCGCGGCCTCCACGAGGATGGTGCGAAGCCAAAACCATAGAAGTTTTGGAAAAGCTTGAAACCGCCCAATCCGAGATCGGAATTCTGACCGCAAGGCAGTGCATGGCTCTCCTGACTGCGGCAGAGCAATATTACCCGGACTGCGTGCCGGCATTCGCCATCAGCCTTTTCACGGGGATGAGAAAGGCCGAACTGGAGCGACTCGACGTCCCCGATATTACGGCCGACGGTATTACGGTCCCGGCATCATCATCGAAAACCGGTCGACGGAGATTCATTCAAATGCCAGCTCCTTTAGCAGCCTGGCTTGCAGAATACCCCATCGCAGAAACGACTCTGCCCGCCAATTGGTCGCGGAAAGAGCGAGCCGTGCGCCGTCTTGCTGGATGGCGAGTCTGGTGCGACCTTATTAAACCGCCAGAGGCCCCGGAAGAGCTTCCTGAATGGCCGGACAACGCGTTGCGTCACACGCACGCTTCGGTCATGGTGGCACTTGGTAAACCGCTTGATAACCTGACCTTCGAATTTGGGCACTCGGGAGGCGCTGCTGTATTGAAATCGCACTACGTCGGAGCAATGAGCAAAGCGGAGGCAGTCAAGATTTGGGCCATTGGTCCCATGGGCACAAAAATACCGACGATTCAAGAGTTGGCTTAG
- a CDS encoding CAP domain-containing protein, translated as MKTLPCLPAVVMLATGLLASCAAPPITKVPVSFAASASDKSLSGQLLADVNAYRVSKGRNALVRNAGLDRLAQEHSEFMRANRGKFKIDGGHNVSHLGFEGRALRARTSLNITTLAENVAAASTKSMPAFVRMWANSRGHEYNMSASWTDTGIGVVVDSDGTVFATQLFGSPVMNRMEMADRLHQY; from the coding sequence ATGAAAACGTTACCCTGCCTCCCCGCAGTGGTGATGCTCGCCACGGGCCTCCTGGCCTCGTGCGCCGCACCACCGATCACCAAGGTCCCGGTCTCCTTCGCCGCCTCGGCCTCCGATAAATCGCTCAGCGGCCAGCTGCTGGCCGATGTGAACGCCTACCGTGTCTCCAAGGGCCGCAACGCCCTGGTCCGCAATGCCGGTCTCGACCGGCTGGCGCAGGAGCACAGCGAGTTCATGCGCGCCAACCGTGGCAAGTTCAAGATCGATGGCGGCCACAACGTCAGCCACCTCGGCTTCGAAGGCCGGGCGCTGCGTGCCCGCACGAGCTTGAATATCACCACGCTCGCCGAGAACGTGGCCGCCGCCAGCACCAAGTCCATGCCCGCCTTCGTGCGGATGTGGGCCAATTCGAGGGGCCATGAGTACAACATGAGCGCGAGTTGGACCGACACCGGCATTGGCGTGGTGGTCGATAGCGATGGCACCGTCTTTGCCACCCAACTTTTCGGCTCCCCGGTGATGAACCGGATGGAAATGGCCGACCGCCTCCATCAATACTGA
- a CDS encoding ribonuclease HII — MPDLRLEKALHARGLRIVAGVDEAGRGPLAGPVSAAAVVLPPRFSCPGLDDSKKLSPAKREALHGMLTTHAKVLWAVVLVHAEEIDAINILRATHLAMRRAVEQLQVAVDHCLIDGLPVPAFPWAHDGVVKGDGLSLSIAAASVIAKVTRDRWMQEAAREFPEYGFERHQGYGTPGHLAALRTHGPCRIHRRSFQPVSQLTLPFDLA; from the coding sequence ATGCCCGACCTCAGACTTGAAAAAGCCCTACACGCCCGTGGCCTGCGCATTGTCGCGGGCGTGGATGAGGCAGGACGCGGCCCGCTGGCCGGTCCGGTTTCCGCGGCCGCGGTGGTCCTGCCACCGCGGTTTTCGTGTCCCGGGCTCGACGATTCGAAGAAGTTGAGCCCCGCGAAGCGCGAGGCGCTGCACGGGATGCTCACCACCCACGCGAAGGTTCTCTGGGCCGTGGTGCTGGTGCATGCGGAGGAGATCGATGCCATCAACATCCTGCGCGCCACCCACCTCGCGATGCGGCGGGCGGTGGAGCAATTGCAGGTTGCGGTGGACCATTGCCTGATCGACGGGCTGCCGGTGCCGGCGTTTCCGTGGGCGCACGACGGGGTGGTGAAGGGGGACGGGCTCTCGCTCTCGATCGCCGCCGCCAGCGTGATCGCGAAGGTCACTCGGGACCGCTGGATGCAGGAGGCGGCGCGGGAGTTTCCGGAATACGGCTTTGAGCGGCACCAGGGATATGGTACTCCCGGGCATCTCGCCGCCTTGCGCACCCATGGGCCTTGTCGCATCCATCGCCGCTCGTTTCAGCCGGTGTCTCAACTCACCCTGCCGTTTGACCTCGCGTGA
- a CDS encoding YraN family protein: MTSRDGTPRDRKWTGDFGERVAAAWLRRQGAKVLYRNFRAPHGGEVDIVARCGKLLLFVEVKTRREGSKIRGFDAVNAEKQALIERGAREWLKLLGRTDVPWRFDVIEVYVEEGKPPRVHRVENAF; the protein is encoded by the coding sequence TTGACCTCGCGTGACGGCACGCCGCGGGACCGGAAGTGGACCGGGGACTTCGGCGAGCGGGTGGCCGCGGCCTGGCTGCGGCGGCAGGGGGCGAAGGTGCTCTACCGGAACTTCCGCGCGCCCCATGGCGGCGAGGTGGACATCGTGGCCCGGTGCGGAAAGCTTCTCTTGTTCGTGGAGGTGAAAACCCGCCGCGAGGGATCGAAGATCCGCGGCTTCGACGCGGTGAACGCCGAAAAGCAGGCGCTGATCGAGCGCGGTGCCCGCGAATGGCTGAAGCTGCTGGGTCGCACGGATGTCCCGTGGCGCTTCGATGTGATCGAGGTCTACGTCGAGGAAGGAAAGCCACCACGGGTCCACCGGGTGGAAAATGCGTTTTGA
- a CDS encoding RHS repeat-associated core domain-containing protein, which yields MARREALSGVDLFSSAKIDETDWRGVEWRRDVKAHATVSTQDAYYTYDGLQQVTSYNRGDLTPSSGPPYTGVATVLQAQDLEYDQTGNWKNLTTVDPTLDQDRTHNTANQITSFSGGPSDPEYDANGNMTLLPSPSDWDVDYGCTWDAWNRLVRMVQNEELEIDLCEYDALSRRVRKQTGSEDHHYYFNNQWRTLEERVDAGDLAMQYTWSPLDRWTLIRRLRSVEGDLDESLWCLRDYLDPVAIVQVVDDEAVVQERYRYNAFGTRDIMTPAFEDRASSDYEWNFLFHAEFQDDESQLYNYGYRYYNTQLGRWISRDPIGESGGINLYGYIYNRSLNFNDYLGWYAINVYWPTNDGFAFVHHDNPGDNRWFWQAAGGDDSDPEFKNGNPSEPTNKAGNVGNGVSGADFLKFLVKKSSHECCIKKLRDSSHCSYDGAGLGGGGGADVFRGFYTNKDIRDPKNPSNKHGIPVSSDARDLSDLRNLINDGKVKFCKDCKIDIFACASPGASAFIMGLAKVTKCKVVGAVGGESCPAPGKGGNDSCQSSWKTEGTWQQSDAGGPLNPAPNTTNNGHIFNPNL from the coding sequence TTGGCTCGTAGGGAAGCCCTTTCCGGTGTCGATCTCTTCTCATCCGCCAAGATCGACGAAACCGATTGGAGAGGTGTAGAGTGGCGGCGCGACGTGAAGGCCCATGCCACGGTTTCGACCCAGGACGCGTATTACACGTACGACGGCCTGCAGCAGGTCACCTCCTACAACCGGGGGGACCTCACCCCGTCGTCGGGTCCGCCCTACACCGGCGTGGCCACCGTCCTTCAAGCCCAGGATCTCGAATACGACCAGACCGGGAATTGGAAGAACCTGACCACGGTGGACCCTACCCTCGATCAGGACCGCACCCACAACACCGCCAACCAGATCACCTCGTTCAGCGGCGGCCCGTCCGATCCGGAGTACGATGCGAACGGCAACATGACCTTGCTGCCATCGCCTTCCGATTGGGATGTGGACTACGGTTGCACGTGGGATGCCTGGAACCGGCTGGTGCGCATGGTGCAGAATGAGGAACTGGAAATCGATCTCTGCGAATATGACGCCCTGTCACGCCGCGTGCGCAAACAAACGGGCAGCGAAGATCACCACTACTACTTCAACAACCAGTGGCGGACGCTCGAAGAGCGGGTGGACGCAGGCGATCTGGCCATGCAATACACGTGGAGTCCGCTCGATCGGTGGACCTTGATCCGCCGACTCCGCTCGGTGGAAGGGGATCTCGATGAGAGCCTCTGGTGCCTGCGGGATTACCTCGATCCGGTCGCGATCGTGCAGGTGGTGGACGACGAAGCGGTCGTCCAGGAACGCTACCGCTACAATGCGTTCGGAACGCGGGACATCATGACTCCGGCCTTCGAGGACCGGGCAAGCAGTGATTATGAATGGAACTTCCTGTTCCACGCGGAATTCCAGGATGATGAGAGCCAGCTCTACAATTACGGCTATCGCTATTACAACACGCAATTGGGCCGGTGGATTTCGAGAGATCCGATTGGAGAAAGTGGAGGCATTAACCTATACGGTTATATTTACAATAGGTCTTTGAATTTCAATGACTATTTGGGATGGTATGCCATTAACGTTTACTGGCCAACGAATGACGGTTTCGCCTTCGTTCATCATGATAATCCAGGTGATAATAGGTGGTTTTGGCAAGCGGCTGGCGGAGATGATAGTGATCCAGAATTTAAAAACGGTAATCCATCCGAACCAACCAACAAAGCAGGAAATGTGGGGAACGGAGTTTCAGGGGCCGATTTCTTGAAATTTCTGGTTAAAAAATCTTCCCATGAATGTTGCATAAAGAAACTTAGGGATTCTTCACATTGTAGTTATGATGGTGCAGGGCTTGGAGGGGGCGGTGGTGCAGATGTTTTTCGAGGATTTTACACGAACAAAGACATAAGGGACCCCAAAAATCCTTCGAATAAACATGGTATTCCGGTTAGTAGTGATGCTCGCGATTTATCGGACCTTCGTAATTTGATTAACGATGGGAAAGTGAAATTCTGCAAAGATTGCAAAATTGACATTTTTGCATGCGCTTCTCCAGGGGCAAGCGCTTTCATAATGGGTCTTGCCAAAGTGACTAAATGTAAGGTTGTGGGAGCGGTAGGTGGGGAAAGTTGCCCGGCTCCAGGAAAGGGTGGGAATGACTCCTGTCAATCTTCTTGGAAAACCGAAGGTACTTGGCAGCAAAGCGACGCAGGAGGCCCTCTGAATCCGGCTCCCAACACGACAAATAATGGCCACATATTCAATCCAAATTTATAA
- a CDS encoding GntR family transcriptional regulator has protein sequence MDWKPKYAQVVETLRTLVSSGEWQDVLPGYRVLEERLKVSRPTLEKALAELTAEGLLAEPEPRRGRRVLVAPSPVIANADIRSLLILGPASYHELDWETQSEVEILTSNARAEGWRIAYDQFAFLHFRNPGSYLERIVKNHRPERVVLLEPTLAVARWFQSNGIPFFCNGGVVGEIASEVDGADTPIIQMAQLAIAHLHEQGHRRILAPLSPRFENIQTHLLDAALGEGSKDLNLRLIERLHPVYRTFDPGGLNAHWDDWMRATAPTAVVVEGSREITPASLPRGGSRFPHDHAASASRVVRAPTGRRRLRQFLGGNGSGRLSQLPHRIRIP, from the coding sequence GTGGATTGGAAGCCGAAATACGCGCAGGTGGTGGAAACCCTGCGGACGCTGGTCAGCTCCGGGGAATGGCAAGATGTGCTTCCCGGCTATCGCGTCCTGGAGGAGCGCCTGAAAGTCAGCAGACCCACCCTCGAAAAGGCCCTGGCCGAATTGACCGCGGAAGGCCTGCTCGCGGAACCGGAGCCAAGAAGAGGACGGCGGGTCCTCGTCGCACCATCTCCTGTCATCGCGAATGCCGACATCCGATCCCTTCTTATTCTCGGGCCGGCCTCCTATCATGAACTGGATTGGGAAACCCAATCCGAAGTCGAGATCCTCACAAGCAATGCGCGCGCGGAAGGCTGGCGAATCGCCTACGACCAATTCGCCTTCCTCCATTTCAGAAATCCAGGCAGCTACTTGGAACGGATCGTGAAGAACCACCGACCCGAGCGGGTGGTATTGTTGGAACCCACCCTTGCCGTAGCCAGGTGGTTCCAAAGCAACGGCATCCCGTTCTTCTGCAATGGTGGTGTGGTTGGGGAAATCGCCTCCGAGGTCGATGGTGCGGACACGCCGATCATCCAGATGGCGCAACTCGCCATCGCCCACCTCCATGAGCAAGGGCACCGGAGGATCCTGGCTCCGCTGTCACCGCGGTTCGAAAACATCCAAACTCATTTACTCGACGCAGCCCTTGGAGAAGGGAGCAAGGATCTCAACCTGCGGTTGATCGAACGCTTGCATCCGGTCTATCGAACCTTCGATCCGGGCGGATTGAATGCGCACTGGGACGATTGGATGCGTGCCACGGCACCCACCGCGGTGGTCGTGGAGGGCAGCCGTGAAATTACTCCAGCAAGCTTACCGCGCGGAGGATCACGGTTCCCTCATGACCACGCTGCGAGTGCTTCTCGCGTTGTGCGCGCGCCAACAGGGCGACGACGCTTACGCCAATTCCTTGGTGGCAACGGTTCGGGCAGACTTTCCCAACTACCTCACCGGATCCGCATCCCGTGA
- a CDS encoding aldo/keto reductase yields the protein MDLTTTAYGTWSGGRFMHYGETLPEERYLECIRTAYDAGIRTFVTADVYGNGKADELLGVALEGVDRDSYCLVGMIGHDFYVGQRQGNKGYPRFTDPELRGPGEYKDYMRMACSKSLERCRTDRFDLLMLHNPDDIGYTSEAVWDGMLALKEEGLTDRLGIAPGPANGFTLDIIQCFERFGRHIDWAMLILNPLEPWPTGLVLPACEKFGVKVLTRVVDYGGVFHGELKPGHAFKPGDHRAYRPQGWVEHGLEKAERMLPLADKYKLTPIQFASIWNLSQPMVESAVPTFFQEATEDARSIDEQIREFAALPDVRFTPEESEQIRAIGDNTGCMTLKGASKRHQTSERADEWPMRPELLELAGRYDLGVEW from the coding sequence ATGGATCTCACCACCACGGCATACGGCACCTGGAGCGGCGGACGCTTCATGCACTACGGCGAAACCCTCCCCGAGGAGCGTTATCTGGAATGCATCCGCACCGCCTACGACGCGGGCATCCGCACCTTCGTCACCGCGGATGTGTATGGCAACGGCAAGGCCGATGAACTGCTGGGCGTGGCCCTGGAAGGCGTCGACCGCGACAGCTACTGCCTGGTGGGCATGATCGGCCACGATTTCTACGTCGGCCAGCGCCAGGGGAACAAGGGCTACCCGCGCTTCACCGATCCGGAGCTGCGCGGCCCCGGCGAGTACAAGGATTACATGCGGATGGCCTGCTCGAAATCGCTCGAGCGCTGCCGCACCGACCGTTTCGACCTGCTGATGCTCCACAATCCGGACGACATCGGCTACACCAGCGAGGCCGTGTGGGACGGCATGCTGGCGCTGAAGGAAGAGGGGCTCACCGACCGCCTCGGCATCGCGCCGGGCCCGGCGAACGGGTTCACGCTCGACATCATCCAGTGTTTCGAGCGCTTCGGCCGCCACATCGACTGGGCGATGCTCATTCTCAATCCGCTCGAACCGTGGCCGACGGGGCTGGTGCTCCCGGCCTGCGAGAAATTCGGCGTCAAGGTGCTGACCCGCGTGGTCGACTACGGCGGCGTTTTCCACGGCGAGCTGAAGCCCGGCCACGCCTTCAAGCCCGGCGACCACCGCGCCTACCGCCCGCAGGGCTGGGTGGAGCACGGTCTGGAGAAGGCGGAGCGCATGCTGCCGCTGGCCGACAAGTACAAGCTCACCCCGATCCAGTTCGCCTCGATCTGGAATCTCAGCCAGCCGATGGTGGAGAGCGCGGTGCCGACCTTCTTCCAGGAAGCGACCGAGGACGCGCGCTCCATCGACGAGCAGATCCGCGAGTTCGCCGCGCTGCCGGACGTCCGCTTCACCCCGGAGGAATCCGAGCAGATCCGCGCGATCGGTGACAACACCGGCTGCATGACGCTGAAGGGGGCCAGCAAGCGCCACCAGACCAGCGAGCGCGCCGACGAATGGCCGATGCGCCCGGAGTTGCTCGAACTCGCCGGCCGCTACGACCTCGGCGTGGAGTGGTGA